AACATCCTCAGATTTTTTGTAATTTATAAAAACGGGATAGGTTTTTGTTTTTTGATTAAATTTGTAACCTCCAATATTAAGAGGTACTTCACCCTTTTCCCATTCTAATAATCTGCATACATCTTCATAGGTATATTTTTGATATAGCTGAAAACTTGTATTCATATAGCGCTTGCTATAAAATTTTTTATATCTATTTATTCCGAAGTCTATTAATTCAACAACCATTTGTTTAAATGCTTCATTTTTAAGATTTTCTTTAAAGACTTTTGAGATTTGATAGTCTAAACCGAATTTTTCTAAAAAAATGCATTCTCTATAGGTTTTCTTACCAGAGCCGGTGGCAAACTGATTTGTAAGTACATTGACTATAGAGGTTTCTGTAGTATCCTTAAAGCTTATATCATATTCTTTTTTTAGAATATGCCTTAATTTGCACATTAAATTGAAATTATAATTCAATGCACATTTAATCATCTCTAGCTCATGAATTCGCTTTCCAGAAGCAAGTTTTTTTGAAATGAATTCTATGAATAATTCTTGTACAGTACTGAGCTCTGCATTGTATTCACTTTCATATTTTTTTAAAAACTTATGATAAGAACCTAAGTTTTTATTGTCAAAAATTCTTAAGGGATCAATAGATTCATATAAATCAAAGTCCTTTAGTTTAGGAATTCTACCTAATTTTTGTTTTAAACTATTATAACTCTCTTTAATAAGTTTCATATCATTAAAGTTAGCTTTATCAATAGATTCAAAAATACGATTTTTAGAAATTTCATCAAAATTTACAGTAGAGCAGCCTGGAATGACTCTATTTCCTTCCATAACATATCTTCTAATAGTATCTTTATTGTAGGTTCTATCCCCTGAAAGAGCTATTGGAATTAGAAAATTATTATTATAGTTTCCAACAAAGTCTATAATAACAACATATTCTTTACTATTATATTTCCTAAGGCCACGTCCTAATTGCTGTACAAAAATTATGGCTGATTTAGTAGGTCGTAACATGACCACTTGATTAACTGCTGGTATATCAACACCTTCATTGAAAATATCCACTGTGAAAATATAATCTAAACAGTTAATAGTTTCATCTTGTTCCAAGCGTTCAATAGCCTTTTCACGTTCATTTTGCGAATTTTCTCCTGTTAATGCCAATGTTTTAAATCCTCGTTCATTGAACTTATAAGATAATTCCCTAGCTTCTTTTTTATCGCTACAAAATATTAATCCTTTTACTCTATCTCCACAATATCCATAAAAATTAATTTTATCAATAATATGATTAACCCTTTCGTCAGCCACTAAATATTTAAAATCTGTATTATCATCTAAGTCATTGCCATCTATAGATATATCTGTGATTCCAAAATAGTGAAAAGGGCAAAGTAAATCTTCCTCTAAAGCCTGTTGAAGACGAATTTCGTATGCAATATTATAATCAAACATTTTAAAAATATTAAATTCATCATTTCTTTCTGGAGTAGCTGTCATACCTAATAAAAATTTAGGCTCAAAGTAATTCACTATTTTTTGGTAGCTCGCAGCACCGGCTTTATGGACCTCGTCTATAATAATATAGTCAAATTCATTTTGGGGAAAGTTTAGTAATACTTCATCTTTTGATAGAGTTTGTACTGTTGAAAATATAAATTCACTGTTTGAGTCTTTTGAAGTACCTGAAAGAATGCCCATGTTTTTAGTATCACCAAAAACATTTTTGTAGCTTTCCAAGGCTTGTTTTGCAATTTGTTCCCTATGTATAATAAATAATGCTCTTCTTGGATTAAAGTTTCTAACATCGAAGGCGGATAAATAAGTCTTACCTGTTCCTGTAGCTGAAATTAATAGAGCTCTTTTAGCGCCATTTTCTCTTACCTTATCTAAAGCTTGAATTGCGGATACCTGCATTTTATTTGGCTTTAGTGTATATTGTGAAACTCTTGGAACTTTACTTTTTCTAAAATATTCTCTTTGCTTTAGATATATTTTTTCATAGGTTTCAATCCAATCTAAAGTTAAATCATCAGCATCGATGGATTCAAATTCATTTAATACTCCTTCTGTCAAAGAGCCTTCCTCTAAAGAAGATACTTTGATATTCCATTCTTTATTTTTAGTTAGAGCAGTTTGAGTTAAATTAGAACTACCCACAATAAGTTTATAATGATCACTATGTTTAAAAATATATCCTTTAGTATGAAAGCTGTCTTTTAAGTATAGTTTAATATGAAGATTAGAAAATCCTAGAAGTTTTTTTAATGCCTTTGGTTCACTAAAGTTCAGATAATCTGTGGTTAAAATTTTACCTTTAACTCCTTTGCTCTCTAAGTATTTTAGTGTTTCTAAAAGAGGAGTTACACCACTACTTGTAATAAATGCCACAGATATCATAAATTCATTACATTTCATCAATTCTGAAGTAATATGGCTTAAAACTTTGCTGCCTTTATTATAATCATTTACAATAAGCTTGGGCCTTAAAGCTAAGTTAGAATCTACCAAGCTATTTACTAATCCTGTTTCATTTGCTTTTAAAATATCTTTGGCAATTTTAATATTATTATCATAGCTTACATCAATTGATTTAAAATCTATAATAGAATCTATAATTTCTTTATGATCTATTTTAGTTGAATTATTCATAGTAACACTTCCTTGATCTATAGATTTCAAAAATAAAATTAAACAATAATTACCTTGCCAACTATGTCCATATAAATTAAAATTCACCTGTTATTATAACATATACTATAGGATAATTATGACACAAAAAGTATTAAATTACTTGAATTATGAAATTTCTCTGGAATGAGTAGCATAAGAAGCCAAGGAATTATTTAAATTTAATTTTATAAATTCTTCTTTTAGATAGATAAAATTATCGTAAGCCTGGCAAGGACGCCAGGCTAGCGTACCTGAGGCAGGACGCTGAATGCGAGCGTTAGGTAATTTTATATGGCTAAAAGATTAGAATTCCTTAAATTAAATTTATTGTTTCGAGCTCTTATGCAAGTCATTGAGGAAAAATTTTATAATTCCAACACAGTATCCTTTAATGGTAAAAAACAGTGTTAGAAATATATGATATAATATAATAATAAATGGTAAAAACTAGTGAATTGTTTAAAGAAAAAGGTGTAATTAAATTTATTAGTGAAGAATATATGTAGTTGCAACATTTTATTGACAATGAAATGTCTACAACAAATTGGGATGAAATTGACATATGCTATTTAGAAAAAGTCTTAGTTACTAACTTAGCTAAGTAAGAAACTAAGAGATTTGCTTCATAAAGGTATGGGAGGCAGAAAGATATGATTCAGTTAAGGAGGGGTTTATGAAAAAGAGATTTAAGATAATATTATTTATAATAATTATAATCATAATACTATTATTAATAATAAAGAATTTTATAACAGTAAGCATAAAAAATGAATTTATAACAAAAGAACAGTGGAAGGAAGATATAGAGTATATAAGTAAGAATTTACCTAAGAAACATATTAATTTATTTTTTAAAATTGATAGAGAAAAGTTTTATAATTCTATAGAAAAATTGGAAAATGACTTGGAAAATCTAGATTCTTCTGAAATACAAGTAAGGATTATGGAAATTATATCCAGCGTAGGAGATTCGCATAGTACTATACGTAATTTTCAATCTAATATCATATATCCTATAAAAACTTATTGGTTTAAGGAATGTCTCTATGTTATTGAAGCTGATTTCCAATATAAAGAAATACTGGGTTGTAAAATATTAAGCATTAATAATGTTCCTATTGAAAATATTGTTAAGAATATAGATACATTAATACCTAATGAAAATAAATTCATGCTTAGGTTAAAAGAACCAGAATATCTGGTAGATCCTAAAGTTATGGAGTATTTTAAAGTTACAAAAGGCAATAATGAAATGAACTTTACACTTCAAGATTTAAATGGCGGAACGTTTAATACGAAAGTAATACCTAAGCGTACAAATGAAATAAAGTATTTGCCTTTAAGTGATTCTGTAAATATAAAACCTTTTTATAGTGAAAAGGAAGATGCATTTTGGTCTAAATATCTAGAAAATGAAAAAATACTTTATTGCCAGTTTAATTCCTGTAAAATTGGGACACCTAGCAAAAATGATATAAACTCAATAATAACTACAGTAAAAGAAAAAAAAGTAGAAAAGTTAATTGTAGATATGCGAAATAATTGTGGTGGAGTTTATACAGGAAAGAATAAATTTGTATCTAAAATAGCAAGTATTACAAATGAGAAATCACCAACCAAATTATACGTTATTGTGGGCAGAAGAACTTTTTCATCAGGAATTTTATATGTTTTAGAATTCCAAAAGTTAACTAATGCTAAATTTTTTGGTGAGCCAACTGGAGGAAAACCAATTCATTATGGTGATATGAGAAATATGACTTTACCGAACTCTAAATTAAATATAACTTACTCAACAAAATTTTTAAAAACTTCAACCAAT
The DNA window shown above is from Haloimpatiens massiliensis and carries:
- a CDS encoding DEAD/DEAH box helicase, with amino-acid sequence MNNSTKIDHKEIIDSIIDFKSIDVSYDNNIKIAKDILKANETGLVNSLVDSNLALRPKLIVNDYNKGSKVLSHITSELMKCNEFMISVAFITSSGVTPLLETLKYLESKGVKGKILTTDYLNFSEPKALKKLLGFSNLHIKLYLKDSFHTKGYIFKHSDHYKLIVGSSNLTQTALTKNKEWNIKVSSLEEGSLTEGVLNEFESIDADDLTLDWIETYEKIYLKQREYFRKSKVPRVSQYTLKPNKMQVSAIQALDKVRENGAKRALLISATGTGKTYLSAFDVRNFNPRRALFIIHREQIAKQALESYKNVFGDTKNMGILSGTSKDSNSEFIFSTVQTLSKDEVLLNFPQNEFDYIIIDEVHKAGAASYQKIVNYFEPKFLLGMTATPERNDEFNIFKMFDYNIAYEIRLQQALEEDLLCPFHYFGITDISIDGNDLDDNTDFKYLVADERVNHIIDKINFYGYCGDRVKGLIFCSDKKEARELSYKFNERGFKTLALTGENSQNEREKAIERLEQDETINCLDYIFTVDIFNEGVDIPAVNQVVMLRPTKSAIIFVQQLGRGLRKYNSKEYVVIIDFVGNYNNNFLIPIALSGDRTYNKDTIRRYVMEGNRVIPGCSTVNFDEISKNRIFESIDKANFNDMKLIKESYNSLKQKLGRIPKLKDFDLYESIDPLRIFDNKNLGSYHKFLKKYESEYNAELSTVQELFIEFISKKLASGKRIHELEMIKCALNYNFNLMCKLRHILKKEYDISFKDTTETSIVNVLTNQFATGSGKKTYRECIFLEKFGLDYQISKVFKENLKNEAFKQMVVELIDFGINRYKKFYSKRYMNTSFQLYQKYTYEDVCRLLEWEKGEVPLNIGGYKFNQKTKTYPVFINYKKSEDVVDSINYEDRFQSSSQLIALSKSGRTENSDDVVQAYNAEKDGVEMSLFVRKNKDDKISKEFYYLGKINATGNPKTIMMKNTNKTAVEIKYKLHTPVREDIYEYIIS
- a CDS encoding S41 family peptidase codes for the protein MKKRFKIILFIIIIIIILLLIIKNFITVSIKNEFITKEQWKEDIEYISKNLPKKHINLFFKIDREKFYNSIEKLENDLENLDSSEIQVRIMEIISSVGDSHSTIRNFQSNIIYPIKTYWFKECLYVIEADFQYKEILGCKILSINNVPIENIVKNIDTLIPNENKFMLRLKEPEYLVDPKVMEYFKVTKGNNEMNFTLQDLNGGTFNTKVIPKRTNEIKYLPLSDSVNIKPFYSEKEDAFWSKYLENEKILYCQFNSCKIGTPSKNDINSIITTVKEKKVEKLIVDMRNNCGGVYTGKNKFVSKIASITNEKSPTKLYVIVGRRTFSSGILYVLEFQKLTNAKFFGEPTGGKPIHYGDMRNMTLPNSKLNITYSTKFLKTSTNEADTFTPDFIIEPSIKDYLKGIDPVIETIKSKH